The following proteins come from a genomic window of Candidatus Zixiibacteriota bacterium:
- a CDS encoding SPFH domain-containing protein — protein sequence MKERELKVITGWVPLALLILALAGLIYWAAIAIELTKIVPAILILFDLFLLGGLFMVNPNEGRVLQLFGKYVGTARMEGLRWANPLYAKRRISLRVRNFETNRLKVNDIDGNPIEIAAIVVWKVVDTAEATFQVDNYENFVKIQSESAVRNLATQHPYDSHTENRVSLRGHTGTIAEQLKTEIHERLAQAGVEVIEARISHLAYAPEIAEAMLRRQQAGAVVAARQLIVEGAVGMVEMALEQLAKKNIIELDHEKKAAMVSNLLVVLCGESASQPVINTGTLYQ from the coding sequence ATAAAAGAACGTGAACTGAAAGTCATTACTGGTTGGGTGCCACTGGCCTTGTTGATTCTTGCGCTAGCAGGACTGATTTACTGGGCCGCTATCGCCATTGAACTGACCAAGATCGTACCGGCAATATTGATTTTATTCGATCTATTCTTGCTCGGCGGATTGTTTATGGTCAACCCCAATGAGGGGCGTGTCCTGCAGTTGTTCGGCAAATATGTCGGCACGGCGCGCATGGAGGGATTGCGCTGGGCCAATCCGCTCTATGCCAAAAGGCGAATTTCTTTAAGAGTGCGTAATTTCGAAACCAATCGCCTCAAGGTGAATGATATCGATGGGAATCCGATCGAAATTGCGGCGATTGTGGTTTGGAAAGTAGTCGATACCGCCGAGGCGACTTTTCAGGTGGATAACTACGAAAATTTCGTGAAGATACAGAGTGAATCGGCAGTGAGAAATCTCGCTACCCAACATCCGTACGATTCACATACCGAAAACCGGGTATCCTTGCGCGGTCATACCGGCACTATTGCCGAGCAACTGAAAACCGAAATTCACGAGCGGCTGGCCCAGGCCGGGGTAGAGGTTATTGAGGCGCGCATCAGTCATCTGGCTTATGCACCGGAAATAGCCGAGGCGATGTTACGTCGCCAACAGGCCGGTGCCGTTGTAGCGGCCCGTCAGTTGATTGTGGAGGGTGCGGTCGGGATGGTGGAAATGGCGCTGGAGCAACTCGCCAAAAAGAATATTATTGAGCTGGATCATGAAAAGAAGGCGGCGATGGTGTCCAACCTTCTGGTGGTCCTCTGCGGCGAGAGCGCCAGTCAGCCGGTCATTAACACCGGAACCTTGTATCAATAA
- a CDS encoding methyltransferase domain-containing protein: MAAKGTAWWENIFDDLRPLFDMKSADTMNQVRFIIKKLDLKPGSKFLDCPCGIGRISLPLAQRGIRVTGVDITVSYLEEFKKTAERRKLKVDLHHLDMRKINFKNQFEAAGNLWTSFGYFEKESDDFLVIRKIYQALKPGGRFMLHLINRDWIITNFSPNDWSRVGKIKILEERSFDYRTSRSKGIWHFIKDSGESSYEVTIRVYSYHELVRMLEKAGFADIEGYGTTKEEPISRDHRMMFIIGTKPKKR, from the coding sequence ATGGCGGCAAAAGGCACCGCATGGTGGGAAAATATTTTCGACGATTTGCGCCCCCTGTTTGATATGAAATCAGCGGATACGATGAATCAGGTGCGCTTTATTATCAAGAAATTGGACCTGAAGCCGGGTTCAAAGTTTCTTGACTGTCCCTGCGGAATCGGCAGAATTTCTCTTCCCCTGGCACAGAGGGGAATAAGAGTGACCGGTGTCGATATTACGGTTTCATATCTGGAGGAGTTCAAAAAGACAGCGGAGCGCCGAAAACTGAAAGTCGATTTACATCATCTGGATATGCGCAAAATAAATTTCAAAAACCAGTTTGAGGCCGCCGGAAATCTCTGGACCTCTTTCGGGTATTTTGAAAAGGAAAGCGATGATTTTCTGGTAATCAGGAAGATTTATCAGGCGCTCAAGCCGGGCGGCAGGTTCATGCTGCATCTGATAAACCGAGATTGGATCATAACTAATTTTTCTCCTAACGACTGGTCCCGTGTCGGCAAAATCAAGATTTTGGAAGAAAGGAGCTTTGACTACCGAACCTCGCGAAGCAAAGGAATCTGGCATTTTATCAAGGATAGCGGTGAGTCCTCCTATGAAGTCACCATACGGGTTTATTCCTATCATGAGTTAGTTCGGATGCTCGAAAAGGCCGGTTTTGCAGATATCGAAGGATACGGCACAACGAAAGAGGAGCCGATCAGCCGCGATCATCGAATGATGTTCATTATCGGGACCAAGCCCAAAAAGAGATAG
- a CDS encoding Arc family DNA binding domain-containing protein: MAERKSFLLRVDGGILARMQKWADDELRSLNGQIEYLLRKALREAGRISEPERKKEPPE, encoded by the coding sequence GTGGCGGAACGTAAGTCATTTCTTCTTCGGGTGGACGGGGGAATTCTCGCCCGGATGCAGAAGTGGGCCGATGACGAACTGCGGAGCCTGAATGGCCAGATAGAATATCTTCTGCGGAAAGCGTTGCGCGAGGCGGGCCGGATTTCGGAACCGGAAAGGAAAAAGGAACCGCCCGAATAA